One Nocardia huaxiensis genomic window, GCACACCCGCCTCCGGATCCACCCGCCCCGGATTGTCGATCAACCGCCCCTGCGGTTCGATATCCCGCGCCCGCCCCGCCGGATACACCCGAAGATCCCCGACCCGCACGGCCCGCGAAGACAATTCGGCCGTCCCCTGCGTGAGCGACACCAACCCCGGATCGAAATACACCGGCAACCACCGAGTCCGCCCACCGAGGGTGAACTCCAGCCAAGACCGGCTCACCAGCCGATACTGCTGCCGCACCCGCCGCACCCCCACCTCCCGCCCCGGCAACCCGTTCGGCACCCACCCGACCGCCATCCCGATCCGAAACACGCTGTACCCCACAATGACCAACGCCACCGTGCCCAGCATGGCCACCTGGTCCGGATCGGCGAACGGCGCCCAGATGAGACAACTCACCAGGGCGCCGATCGTCACGACAACCGGATAGGCCAGCGGATGACCCATCCGGGAACTCACTTCAGGAAGCCCACCTTCGTGTAGTCGACGCTGGCCATGCCGAACGCGCCCCAGTTGGCAAGGCTTTCGCGGCAGGCTGTATTGCCGGCCGACTGCGCCCACGGCAGCGAGTGCACCTCTTCGAAGATCATGGTGTCGGCCTGGTTGGCCAGCTCGATAGCCTTGGCCGGGTCGAGTTCCGCCAGCGCGGCGTCGATGACCTTGTTGAGTTCCGGCGATCCGATGCGGGCCTTGTTGCCCACCCAGTTCGCCGGATCGTAGTAGTAGAACTGCCGCAGCCCCTCCAGCGGCTGGACGCTGCCGCCGTAGCTGTACTGGGCCAGGTCGTAGTTGCCCGGGTCGATCACGTCGGTGAACAGGCCCTGCCCGGGTACGGTCTGGATCTCCACCTTCACGCCGATCTTCTGCAGATTGTCCTGCACGATCTTGGCGGCATCGATCCACGAATCCTGCTGGTACATGACGTCCTTCAGGATCAGCTTGCGGCCGTCCTTCTCCCGCACGTCACCGCCGGGCGGGATGATCCAGCCGAGCGCCTCCAGTTCCTTGGCCGCGGCCTCCGGGTTGTAGGCCACTGAGGCCGAGTTGTCCTGGTAGCCCTTCTGTCCTGCCATGTAGACATGGTTGTTGAGCACCTTCGGCTCGGTGACGATGCCGTTCTGCAGGTTGTTCACGATCGCCTGCCGGTCGATGGCTTTCGCCACCGCGCGACGCACATTCACATCCGACAGCAGCGAACCGGGCGCGCCATTGAACGTGAGATGCGACCAGTACAGCTTCGATGTGCGGCGCACCTGGATACCCGGCGTATTGCGGGCCGCCACGATGTCGGACAGGCTGCCCATGTCGGTGGCGTCGATCTCGTTGTTCTGGATCGCGCCGATGCGCGCGCTGCTGTCCAGCACGCTGAAAGTGATGGTGTCCAGAACCGGTGTGTCACCCCACCATTTGGGGTTGCGGCCCAGCGTGATCCGATTCTGTGTGCGGTCGACAGCAGTGATGATGAACGGCCCGGCACTGACCGGCAGGTTGCTGCGCGCCCAGTCGTTGAAGGTCTGTGGGGACTCCATCATTGCCTTCGGGTACAGCAATCCGTACTGCCCCTGCCATTCGCCGTGCGGCTCCCGGAAGGTGACGATCGCCTGCCGGTCGTCCACACCGCGCTCCACCGAGGCGACCTTGTTGAAGCCGAGCTGGGCGGAGATCAGGTACTCGGGGTTCTCACCGCTGAGTGCTTTCCATTGTGCGCGCATGTCCTCCCAGGTGATGGGAGTGCCGTCGGACCAGACCGCCTTCGGGTTGATCGTGTAGATCACCTTCTGCGGATTGGTCTCGGCCAGTTGAATATCGGTGAAGTAGTCGTGGTTGATCGTCAGATTGCCTGCGGCGTCCGAGTTGTAGGCGGTCGGCAGCAGCGGGAGGACGACATCGCTGGTGTCGCCGGTGTTCCCGTCCACGTGCAGGTAGTTGAACGACTCCGGCAGGGCGCTGAGATCCAGGCGCAGGTTTCCGCCCTGCTTCAGGTCCTCGACCGGATGTGCGTTGATGTCGTTGGTGGTGCCGATATCCGAGGTGCCGGTCGGGCCGGTATTGCTGCTACATCCGGTCAGGACCAGCCCGAGGGCGACCATGGGGATCGCGAGTCGGGTCACTGTCGAACGTATCCGCATGGATCGCTCCTTTCCGGTCCTTATTTCAGGAATCCGATCGTGGTGTAGTCGTAGCTCGCGAGTCCGGGTGCACCGAAATTCGCGACCTCTGGCCGGACGCCGTAGAGGCCCATCTCCTGCACCAGGGGCAGAGAATGCCCTTCCTCGAAGACTTTCCGGTCCACCTGGTTGGACAGTTCGATCGTCTTGTCCGGATCGAGTTCCGACACTGTACGTTCGATCAACGCGTTCAGCTCGTCGGATCCGATGCGGCCGTAGTTCCCTTGCAGGTCGTCCGGGTGGTAAGCGTAGATCTGCGAGATGCTTCCGAGCGGGAACGGATCGCCCTGATAGATGAACTGGGCCGCGTCGAAGTCGCCCGGTTGGATCACATCGGTGAAGAAGCCTTGACCGCCACGGGTGTCTATTTCCAGGCCGACGCCGATCTTCGCCAGGTTTTGCTGGACGATCGTGGCCACCTGCACCCACAGTGGGTTGTTGTACATGACATCGCGGATGACCAGCCGCCGACCGTCTTTCGCGCGGATGCCGTCACTCTGCCGAACCCAGCCGAGCGCGTCGAGTTCGCGCCCAGCGGCCTCTGGATCGAAGCCGAGACTGTTGTCCTGGTACCCCTTCTGCCCCATCAGGAAGAGGTGGTTGTTCAGTGTTTTCGGATCGTCGATCAGACCGTAGTAGAGGCTGTCGGCGATCTGCTGCCGGTCGATGGCCTTCGAAACAGCCACTCGCACACCCTGATCCGCGAGGATCGACCCGGGCGCACCATTGAAGGTGATGTGCCGCCACCGATTGTCGGGCGCCTGCCGGATCGCCAGACCGGGTGAATTGCGGATGGTCGTCACCTCGTCCAGGCCGGACAGTCGCGCCGCATCCAGTTCGTTGTTCTGCAATGCAGCTGCCCAGGCCGTGCGATCCAGCACGCTGAAGGTGATGGTGTCCAACTTGGGAGTATCACCCCACCATTTCGGATTGCGTTCCAGCACGATCCGGCCCTGGGTGCGGTCGGTGGACCTGACCTGGAACGGGCCTGCTGTCAGCGAGATCCCGTTCACCAGTGAGTCGTTGAACGATTCGGGTGTCGCCGTCACGGACTTCGGATACAGCATGGAATTCCCGGCGAACTGCCCCCGCCAATCCGCGTAGTGCCGGGCGAAGGTGATGACGGCCTGCCGATCGTCGGCGCCACGCTCCACCTTCTCGACCCGATCGAAACCATTGTTGATGGCGATCAGGAAGCGTTTGTCCTTGCCGCTCAGCGCATTCGCCTGGGAGGCGATGTCCTCCCAGGTGATCGGCGTGCCATCGGACCACACCGCCTTCGGGTTGATCGTGTAGACAACCTGCTGCGGCTCGGTGCTCGTGAGCTGGATATCGGTGAAGTAATTGTGGTCGAGGCTGGTTTCGCCTGCGGCGTCGATGCGGTAGGAGCGCGGCATCATCGGCCGCACCACCTCGGCGATCTCGCCCTCGTTTCCGTCGTTGGACACGGTGTTCCAGTTGGCCGGGAACGAGGTGATGGCCAACCGCAGGTTGCCACCGTCGCGCAGGTTGTCGCGTGCCTGCGGGTTGATGTCGCTACTGCTGCCGAGGGTGGTCTCGCCGACCGGATCCTGTCCGGTAGAACAGCTGGTGAGCGCCGCCACCGCGAGCCCGGCCGCGAACAGCAGAGCCGTGCCGCGCCGGGCCGAGCGGCCACGTCGATGCCGAATAGGCGTGCAGTGTGCGCGAATCCGCATCGTCGTTTCTCCTAACGGGTCGCCACCGGTTGCGGGATCGCATCGATCAGCGCGCGGGTGTACTCGTGCTCAGGGTTCGCGAAAATCTGTTCGGCCGGCCCGGATTCGACGATCTTGCCCCGATACATGACGGCGATGTCGTGCGCCAGGTTACGCACCACCGAAAGGTCGTGGGAGACGAACAGATACGACAGGCCACGCTCGGTTTGCAGGTTGCGCAGCAGGTTCAGAACTCCGGCCTGAATGGAAACATCCAGCGAGGACACCGGTTCGTCGAGCACCAGCAGTTCCGGATTCAGCGCCAGAGCCCGCGCGATATTGATGCGCTGCTTCTGCCCGCCCGAGAAGTCGGCCGGGTACCGGTCGGCATGCTCTCGCCGCAGCCCCACCAATTCGAGCAGTTCCGGTATCCGCCGGTTGATCTCGTCCCGCGAACGCCCATCGATCCGAAGCGGTTCGGCCAGCGCGTCCGAGATGGGCAGTCGTGGATCCAGCGATGCCGAGGGATCCTGGAACACGATCTGCATCTTGCGGCGGATCTCGCGCCGCTGCTGCTTGGTCAGCGTCGCCACGTCATATCCGAGGATCTCGATCGAACCCGACTCCGGCGGCACCAGATCCAGAATCTGGGTCAACGTGGTCGTCTTCCCCGAACCGGATTCGCCCACCAACGCCAGCGTGCGACCCGCACGTGCTTCGAAACTGATCCCGTCAACCGCCTTCACCTCACCGGTGCGGCGACGCAGAATGACGCCCTTCGTCAGCGGAAAGGTCTTGCGCAGTTCTTGAACTCGCAGCACGACCTGCGACGCATCGGTGTCGGCCACTTCGTCCGGTCGGGTTATTTCCTCCCGGTACGCGGTGAACAGATCGCCGGTGCCGACCTCGCTGGTTCGGATGCATGCCGCCCGATGCCCGGGTGCGGTGTCCTCCAGCGGCGGTTCCGCCGCGCGACAGTCGTCGACGGCGATCGGGCAGCGCGGCGCGAACGAACAACCCGGTGGCAGATCATGCATGGCCGGGGGCGCGCCGACAATGGGGATCAGCGGTGACCGCGGCGGACTGTCCATGCGCGGAATGGAACCGAGCAGGCCCACCGTGTACGGCATCCGGGGGGTAGTGAAAAGCTCCTGCGCCGAAGCGGTTTCGACGACCTTCCCGGCATACATGACGGCCACTCGGTCGGCCAGCGTGGCGGCGATACCCATGTCGTGGGTGATCATGATGACCCCTGCGCCGGTGATATCGCGCGCCTTGCGCAGCAGACCCAGAATCTGCTTCTGCACCGTCACATCAAGCGCTGTGGTCGGCTCGTCGCAGATGATCAACTCCGGATCGTTCGCAATGGCCATGGCGATGACCACACGCTGCCGCATACCGCCGGAGAACTCGTGTGGAAAAGCCTTGGCGCGCACCGCCGGATCCGGGATGCCGACCAAATCGAGTAGTTCGACGGCCTTCGCTTCCGCCTCCGCCTTGCTCATTTTCTTGTGCGCGAGCAGTGCTTCCGCGATCTGATCCCCGATCCGGTACACCGGGGTGAGCGCCGAGAGCGGGTCCTGGAACACCATGGATACCCGGCTGCCACGCAGCGTCGACATGTGCTTGTCGCCCAGGCCGAGCAGTTCCCGCCCGCGCAACCGTATCGAACCTCGCACCCGCGCCTGCTCCGGCAGCAGCCCTATGATCGCCAGCGACGACACCGACTTGCCGGAACCGGACTCGCCGACGATCGCCAGCACCTCGCCGTCATTGACGGTGAAATCGACCCCGCGCACCGCCTCGACGCGGCCTTCTTCGCTCGGGAACGAGACTCGCAGATCGGAGACCTCCAGCAGCGGTGCGGTGGTGGTCTTCAACGGGTCCTTCGACATCTCGATCATGACTTCCCCGCCTTCTTCTCACGCAGGGACTTTCGTGATCGCGCCCGCTTCGCGCTGGGGTCGAACGCATCCCGCAGTCCGTCACCCACCAGGTTCGCGCACAGCACGATCAAAACCAGCACGCCGCTCGCGAACATGAACGTCCACGGGAAGGTGAACGCCTGCGCGCTGTACCTGCCGATCAGCGAACCCAGCGACACATCCGGCCACTGCACGCCGAAGCCCAGGAAGCTCAAACCGGTTTCGGCCATGACCGCCGAACCGATGGCCAGCGTGGTGTCGATGATCAGGATCGAGGCGATGTTGGGGACGATGTGCGTGACGATCACCGACCACGTCGACGCGCCCATATAGCGTGCGGCGCGGACGAATTCGCGTTCCCGCATGCTCATGGTCAGACCACGCACGATCCGGGCGCTGATCATCCATGCGAACAACCCGATCAACACCATGAGCAGCAGCGTCGAATCATTGCCCTTCGTGCGCGGCGCGAACAGCGCGATCATGATGAAGCTGGGCACCACCAGCAGCAGATCCACCACCCACATGACTGTCCGGTCCACCCAGCCACCCAACAGCCCGGCCAGCGCTCCTGCCAGCGTGGCCAGGACGGCCGAGATGATTGCCGCACCGAAGCCGATGATCAGCGACTTCTGCATGCCGCGCAGGGTCTGCGCCAGCACATCCTCGCCATTGTTCGTCGTACCGAACCAGTGTTTGCCACTCGGCGGCTGCAGGATCGCCGTCTTGTCCTGATCGGTGTAGGTGTAGGGCAGGAAGTGCGGCAGCACGAACGCGGCCACGAACAGGGCCACGAGGATCAGCAACGCGATCACCGAGGTCTTGTTGCGAAGAAAGCGCCGGAGCACCAGCTTCCGGCGTCCGGTCGGCTGCTGTGGAGCGCCCTGGACGATGATTTCCACATCGGTCATGACACACGCACCCTCGGGTCGAGCAGGGCGTACGCGACATCCGACAGCAGGCCGGACACCAGCACCACCACGCCTGCGAACAAGGTGGACGCCAGCACGATATTCAGATCCTGGTCGTTCAAGCCGTTGACCAGCCATTCGCCGACACCGTGCCAGCCGAAGATCTTCTCGGTGAAGGTCGCACCGGTGATGAGGCCGCCCAGGCTGTAGGCGAACAGCGTCGCCATGGGAATGAGCGCGGTGCGCAGACCGTGCTTGTAGAGGGCGCGGGTGCGGGTCAGACCCTTGGCACGGGCGGTACGGATGAAATCGCTGCCGAGCACGTCCAGCATCGCGTTGCGTTGATACCGGCTGTAACCGGCCATCGCACCCAGCGCCAAGCCGAGAGTCGGGATCGCCAAGTGCTGGATACGGTCCACCAGTTGATTCCACAGCCCGTTGACCGCCGTCGCCGACGTTTCACCCGTGTACAAGAAGATCTGCTCACCGGTCAGCTGATTCACCTGTAGCGCACCGTATTTCAACAATGTGGCCAGAACGAAAACCGGAGTGGACAGCAGCACCAGGGAGACGACGGTGCTGAAGTAGTCGCTGAACTTGTACTGCCGGATCGCGTTCGCCGCCCCGATCAGAACACCCAGAACGGTGCCGACGAGGGAACCGATCAGCAGCAGTCGCAGGCTCACTCCCACACGGCGTGGCAGCTCCTCCGAAACCGGCTGCCCGGCCTTCGTCTTACCGAAATCGCCCTGCACCACACCGCCTGCCCAGGACAGGTAGCGCTGCGGGATCGGCTCGTCCAGATGCAATTCCGCGCGCTTGGCGTCGATCACCGATTGCGGGGGGCGTGGACTGCGCTCTTCCAGATAATCCAGCGGACGGAACGTCAGAGAACTGATCGTGAATACGAGGAACGACGCCAGCACAAGCAGCACGACATAGTTCGCCGCGCGTCGCAGCAGAAATCCGGCCATCAGTCCCTCTCGGGTCGAGTCTAGATACCGTGGCGGCGCCGGGGGCTGGTCCGGTGCCGTCGGGCATTAGCCCCAGATCATAAGGACAGGTCGGGTGAACCGCGTGGTGCGCGGGGGCAATATCCGGCAATCCGTATTTCATTTGGTGTACACCGGAGACCAGAGCGGACACCCGAGCCCGTCATTTCAGGCAGGATGGACTGGGTGACACTCTTTCACCTGCCGAAACCCAAAATGGTCGCCACGGATGTGGATGGGACGCTCATCGACCGTCATGAGCAGGTGAGCGCGCGCACGAAAGCCGCGGTCGACGCCCTGATCGCGGACGGTGTGCCGTTCGTGCTCGCCACCGGGAGGCCGCCGCGCTGGATCGATCCGGTGGTGGACGGGCTCGGGTACGCGCCGCTGTGCGTGTGCGGGAACGGGGCGGTCATCTACGACAGTGCGGCCGACAGCATTCTCGCGGCCTACACGCTGGATGTGGACACGCTCGAATGGGCGGCGGAGATGGCGGAGAGCCTGCTACCCGGGTGCGGGCTGGCCACCGAACGGGTCGGGCGCAGTGCGCACGATGCCGCCACCCCGCAGTTCGTGAGCTCCCCGGAGTACGAGCACGCCTGGCTGAATCCGGACGATACGAGAGTGTCGCGCGCCGAGGTCATTTCGGCGCCCGCGATCAAGATGCTCATCCGCCTGCCGGGCACCAGCAGCGGCGACATGCGCACGATCCTGGAGCCCCGGCTGGCCGGCCGCGCCGATGTCACCTATTCCACCGACGACGGCCTGATCGAACTGTCGGCCCCGGGCGTCACCAAGGCGACCGGCCTGGCCATGGTGGCGCAGCGCCTCGGCGTCCAGCACGCCACCATGATCGCCTTCGGCGACATGCCCAACGATGTCCCGATGTTGCGCCTGGCCGGCCACGGCGTCGCCATGGGCAATGCCCACCACGAGGCCAAGGCCGCCGCCGACGAGGTCGCCGCCACCAATGACGACCACGGCGTGGCGCAGATCCTCGAACGCTGGTGGCAGGTGTAGGCCGCTGCGGCGATGTCGTCAGCACCAGCACGGGGTGAGGTGCCGACTCGGGTGCGGTCAGTTGGTGGGTGCAGCCTCCGGAATCGGTGCGGCAGCGGGCACTTCGCCCATGACCTCGGGGATCGTCACGGCGCCGGGAACGGTCGCAGCGCCCGGAGCACCCGCGCCGGGGCTTGTGCCCGGCCCGCCAGGGGTCACGCCCGCGCCCGGAGTTGTTGCCGCGCCGGGGTTCACACGCGCGTTGGGAGCCGTGCCCGCACCTGTGCCCGCGCCGGTGCCGAAGTTCTTCAGCACGGTGGTGACGATGCCGGTGACGGTGTTGTAGATGAGCGATCCGTTCTGGAAGTCGGAGCGGATGCCGTCCTGGATGCGGTACTCGTTGCTCTGCGGCAGGCCGAGAACACCTGTGCCCGCGCCCAATTGGAGGAAGCGCTCCAGGATCTTGCCGACCACCGCGTAGACCTGGCCGGTGGGGGAGGCGTAGACGTAGCCGTTGACGAAGCCCGCGGTCTGGCCGCCGTCGGCGGTGGGCTGCGGTTCCGATTTCACCTGTCCGAGTGGGCCGTTCGGGCCGCCCTGCTCGCTGTAGTAGCGGGCCACGGCGCTCTTGTCGAGCAGGCCGAGCAGCCGGGTGGTGAGTTCGGCGAGGGTGGCCAATTCGGCGTCGGCGGTGCCGGTGGTGTCGGTGTCCGGGGTGGTCGCGCCCGGGTTCTGGTGGTTCACCTGCACGTCGGGCCGGGTGCGCGGTGACGAGGTGGCCGGGCTCGGGCCCGCCACGCCCTCGGCGATCTCGCGTATCCGGTCCATGAGCGAGTAGGCGGCGTCACCAGGGCAGGTGGTGTTGCCGACGTCGCGGTGCGCGAACACATTCGGCAGTTTCACGGCCTGGCCCATGGCGTAGCGGGTGTACTCGCTGCCTTCGGAGTACATGGTGGTCGAGCCCTCGGGGTCGATGCCCGCGGTGCGGGCCCGCCAGCCGATGAACTGTCCCATCGACTGCACCGCCACATCGGTCGGCGCCTCTTCCTCGTGATTGCCCATGAACGCCACACCGGCGGTGTTGATATTGAATCCGCCCGCGTGCGCGCCCTCGACCGGGCGGTCCAGCCCGCCGTAGCGGCCTTCGAAGATCTGCCCGTACTTGTCGACCAGCGCGTTGTAGCCGATGTCGCACCAGCCCAGGGTTTTCGCGTGGTAGGCGTAGATGGCGCGGACGATGCCCGCCGATTCGGCCTTGCTGTAGTCGTTGCGGCCGGCCGTGTGGTGCACGGTGATGGCGGAGACGCCGTCGTCGTAGGTGGGTTCCTCGCAGCGCAGCGATTCGTCGGCGCCCCACTGGGCGCGCGTGATCACCTTGGGTCCGCCGCCGGGCAGCGACGACGCCACCTGCGAGAGGTTCTCGTCGATGGCGCCGCGGCCCGGATCGATCAGGACCGCGGCCAGTTTCTCCAGGTTGATCTGCGCCGGATCGGTCGAATCCGGGGTCAGCGGACCGGGTTCCGCGGGCACCCCGTCGGTGGGCGCGGCGGCCTGCTGCTTGGTGACCAG contains:
- a CDS encoding ABC transporter family substrate-binding protein — encoded protein: MRIRSTVTRLAIPMVALGLVLTGCSSNTGPTGTSDIGTTNDINAHPVEDLKQGGNLRLDLSALPESFNYLHVDGNTGDTSDVVLPLLPTAYNSDAAGNLTINHDYFTDIQLAETNPQKVIYTINPKAVWSDGTPITWEDMRAQWKALSGENPEYLISAQLGFNKVASVERGVDDRQAIVTFREPHGEWQGQYGLLYPKAMMESPQTFNDWARSNLPVSAGPFIITAVDRTQNRITLGRNPKWWGDTPVLDTITFSVLDSSARIGAIQNNEIDATDMGSLSDIVAARNTPGIQVRRTSKLYWSHLTFNGAPGSLLSDVNVRRAVAKAIDRQAIVNNLQNGIVTEPKVLNNHVYMAGQKGYQDNSASVAYNPEAAAKELEALGWIIPPGGDVREKDGRKLILKDVMYQQDSWIDAAKIVQDNLQKIGVKVEIQTVPGQGLFTDVIDPGNYDLAQYSYGGSVQPLEGLRQFYYYDPANWVGNKARIGSPELNKVIDAALAELDPAKAIELANQADTMIFEEVHSLPWAQSAGNTACRESLANWGAFGMASVDYTKVGFLK
- a CDS encoding ABC transporter ATP-binding protein; translation: MIEMSKDPLKTTTAPLLEVSDLRVSFPSEEGRVEAVRGVDFTVNDGEVLAIVGESGSGKSVSSLAIIGLLPEQARVRGSIRLRGRELLGLGDKHMSTLRGSRVSMVFQDPLSALTPVYRIGDQIAEALLAHKKMSKAEAEAKAVELLDLVGIPDPAVRAKAFPHEFSGGMRQRVVIAMAIANDPELIICDEPTTALDVTVQKQILGLLRKARDITGAGVIMITHDMGIAATLADRVAVMYAGKVVETASAQELFTTPRMPYTVGLLGSIPRMDSPPRSPLIPIVGAPPAMHDLPPGCSFAPRCPIAVDDCRAAEPPLEDTAPGHRAACIRTSEVGTGDLFTAYREEITRPDEVADTDASQVVLRVQELRKTFPLTKGVILRRRTGEVKAVDGISFEARAGRTLALVGESGSGKTTTLTQILDLVPPESGSIEILGYDVATLTKQQRREIRRKMQIVFQDPSASLDPRLPISDALAEPLRIDGRSRDEINRRIPELLELVGLRREHADRYPADFSGGQKQRINIARALALNPELLVLDEPVSSLDVSIQAGVLNLLRNLQTERGLSYLFVSHDLSVVRNLAHDIAVMYRGKIVESGPAEQIFANPEHEYTRALIDAIPQPVATR
- a CDS encoding HAD family hydrolase, which gives rise to MDWVTLFHLPKPKMVATDVDGTLIDRHEQVSARTKAAVDALIADGVPFVLATGRPPRWIDPVVDGLGYAPLCVCGNGAVIYDSAADSILAAYTLDVDTLEWAAEMAESLLPGCGLATERVGRSAHDAATPQFVSSPEYEHAWLNPDDTRVSRAEVISAPAIKMLIRLPGTSSGDMRTILEPRLAGRADVTYSTDDGLIELSAPGVTKATGLAMVAQRLGVQHATMIAFGDMPNDVPMLRLAGHGVAMGNAHHEAKAAADEVAATNDDHGVAQILERWWQV
- a CDS encoding ABC transporter family substrate-binding protein; the encoded protein is MRIRAHCTPIRHRRGRSARRGTALLFAAGLAVAALTSCSTGQDPVGETTLGSSSDINPQARDNLRDGGNLRLAITSFPANWNTVSNDGNEGEIAEVVRPMMPRSYRIDAAGETSLDHNYFTDIQLTSTEPQQVVYTINPKAVWSDGTPITWEDIASQANALSGKDKRFLIAINNGFDRVEKVERGADDRQAVITFARHYADWRGQFAGNSMLYPKSVTATPESFNDSLVNGISLTAGPFQVRSTDRTQGRIVLERNPKWWGDTPKLDTITFSVLDRTAWAAALQNNELDAARLSGLDEVTTIRNSPGLAIRQAPDNRWRHITFNGAPGSILADQGVRVAVSKAIDRQQIADSLYYGLIDDPKTLNNHLFLMGQKGYQDNSLGFDPEAAGRELDALGWVRQSDGIRAKDGRRLVIRDVMYNNPLWVQVATIVQQNLAKIGVGLEIDTRGGQGFFTDVIQPGDFDAAQFIYQGDPFPLGSISQIYAYHPDDLQGNYGRIGSDELNALIERTVSELDPDKTIELSNQVDRKVFEEGHSLPLVQEMGLYGVRPEVANFGAPGLASYDYTTIGFLK
- a CDS encoding ABC transporter permease, encoding MTDVEIIVQGAPQQPTGRRKLVLRRFLRNKTSVIALLILVALFVAAFVLPHFLPYTYTDQDKTAILQPPSGKHWFGTTNNGEDVLAQTLRGMQKSLIIGFGAAIISAVLATLAGALAGLLGGWVDRTVMWVVDLLLVVPSFIMIALFAPRTKGNDSTLLLMVLIGLFAWMISARIVRGLTMSMREREFVRAARYMGASTWSVIVTHIVPNIASILIIDTTLAIGSAVMAETGLSFLGFGVQWPDVSLGSLIGRYSAQAFTFPWTFMFASGVLVLIVLCANLVGDGLRDAFDPSAKRARSRKSLREKKAGKS
- a CDS encoding ABC transporter permease; this encodes MAGFLLRRAANYVVLLVLASFLVFTISSLTFRPLDYLEERSPRPPQSVIDAKRAELHLDEPIPQRYLSWAGGVVQGDFGKTKAGQPVSEELPRRVGVSLRLLLIGSLVGTVLGVLIGAANAIRQYKFSDYFSTVVSLVLLSTPVFVLATLLKYGALQVNQLTGEQIFLYTGETSATAVNGLWNQLVDRIQHLAIPTLGLALGAMAGYSRYQRNAMLDVLGSDFIRTARAKGLTRTRALYKHGLRTALIPMATLFAYSLGGLITGATFTEKIFGWHGVGEWLVNGLNDQDLNIVLASTLFAGVVVLVSGLLSDVAYALLDPRVRVS
- a CDS encoding N-acetylmuramoyl-L-alanine amidase, encoding MPYQRRKPAYVLPVVTALAITAPLGVLALSDSPDIRNTDESNLAAIPAKMTEVVLASSPDIVLPLRELTGLNLPDLRLSDLRMIPLPKSVRVPQGLPLPPGVQLPAEIPLPNLQGTTTAPASFDSAGPFTAAPGFIARRQPGDENLPAPADPGVSPADPGATPADPNVPATDPAAGTPTLPELTGDPSTPALSPGAVPRDMIDKVGAQVKELTRDTPFSMVALTADSLAGRSAMIRAQRPDGSWGPWYPAEQADGRAQVKGKTGTEPVYVGNTKSVQVLVTKQQAAAPTDGVPAEPGPLTPDSTDPAQINLEKLAAVLIDPGRGAIDENLSQVASSLPGGGPKVITRAQWGADESLRCEEPTYDDGVSAITVHHTAGRNDYSKAESAGIVRAIYAYHAKTLGWCDIGYNALVDKYGQIFEGRYGGLDRPVEGAHAGGFNINTAGVAFMGNHEEEAPTDVAVQSMGQFIGWRARTAGIDPEGSTTMYSEGSEYTRYAMGQAVKLPNVFAHRDVGNTTCPGDAAYSLMDRIREIAEGVAGPSPATSSPRTRPDVQVNHQNPGATTPDTDTTGTADAELATLAELTTRLLGLLDKSAVARYYSEQGGPNGPLGQVKSEPQPTADGGQTAGFVNGYVYASPTGQVYAVVGKILERFLQLGAGTGVLGLPQSNEYRIQDGIRSDFQNGSLIYNTVTGIVTTVLKNFGTGAGTGAGTAPNARVNPGAATTPGAGVTPGGPGTSPGAGAPGAATVPGAVTIPEVMGEVPAAAPIPEAAPTN